The Haliaeetus albicilla chromosome 19, bHalAlb1.1, whole genome shotgun sequence genome has a segment encoding these proteins:
- the LOC138690015 gene encoding histone H2A-like, with translation MAGAEEGCTAPERETEPEAACAGGLSEGGEAKAKKSRCSRSSRAGLLFPVSRVDRQLRRGRFAERLGARAPVYLAAVLQWVTHKTMDAAGKISKKSKQQRISPSHLQAAARKSSLLKQLLRGGVPRRGRRAVPRSRRVASPPKKETTRSKKRGPRPRAAAAGE, from the coding sequence ATGGCCGGAGCAGAGGAGGGCTGCACGGCGCCCGAGCGGGAGACGGAGCCCGAAGCGGCGTGTGCCGGGGGCCTCTCCGAAGGCGGCGAAGCAAAGGCCAAAAAGAGCCGCTGCTCCCGCTCCTCCCGGGCCGGGCTGCTCTTCCCGGTGAGCCGCGTAGACAGGCAGCTGCGCAGAGGCCGCTTTGCGGAGCGCTTGGGAGCCAGGGCCCCCGTCTACCTGGCTGCGGTGCTGCAGTGGGTGACGCACAAGACCATGGACGCGGCCGGCAAGATTTCCAAGAAGAGCAAGCAGCAGCGCATTTCGCCGTCGCACTTGCAGGCGGCGGCGCGAAAGAGCTCTCTGCTCAAGCAGCTCCTGCGAGGCGGCGTGCCCAGGCGCGGCCGCAGGGCTGTCCCCCGAAGCCGGCGTGTGGCCTCGCCGCCCAAAAAGGAGACGACCAGGAGCAAGAAGAGAGGCCCCAGGCCAAGGGCCGCTGCTGCTGGCGAGTGA